One window of Mesorhizobium sp. WSM4904 genomic DNA carries:
- a CDS encoding peroxiredoxin-like family protein: MSLQEKLDAFKADFEGKAPRQAVEIMHRATAELIASGQAAQALKAGAVAPAFTLSEADGGSVASEDLLARGPLVLSFYRGVWCPYCNIELGALQEAWPAIQATGAQLVSVSPQSLANGRKAKRDKKIDFPMLSDPDGKVSDAFGLRFRLPDDLIELYRSFGVDLPLINEDSSWTLPMPARFVVRQDGVIAYAEVSPDYTRRPDPADLLPVLEQLQGSIAA, translated from the coding sequence ATGTCTCTTCAGGAAAAGCTCGACGCCTTCAAAGCCGACTTTGAAGGCAAGGCCCCAAGGCAAGCGGTCGAGATCATGCACCGCGCGACCGCCGAACTCATAGCATCGGGTCAGGCCGCCCAGGCCTTGAAGGCAGGCGCCGTTGCCCCGGCATTCACGTTGTCGGAGGCTGATGGCGGGTCTGTCGCATCCGAAGATCTGCTTGCTCGCGGCCCGTTGGTGCTCAGTTTCTATCGCGGCGTCTGGTGCCCCTATTGCAACATCGAGCTTGGCGCCTTGCAGGAAGCTTGGCCCGCAATCCAGGCTACAGGCGCCCAACTGGTTTCCGTCTCGCCGCAGTCGCTGGCGAACGGCCGTAAGGCCAAGCGCGACAAGAAGATAGATTTTCCGATGCTGAGCGACCCCGACGGCAAGGTCTCCGATGCTTTCGGCCTGCGGTTTCGCCTGCCGGATGACTTGATCGAGCTGTATCGCAGCTTCGGCGTCGATCTGCCGCTGATCAACGAGGACTCCTCATGGACCTTGCCGATGCCGGCTCGCTTCGTGGTCAGACAGGACGGCGTCATCGCCTACGCAGAAGTCAGTCCGGACTACACACGCAGACCCGACCCGGCCGACCTTTTGCCGGTGCTCGAGCAACTGCAGGGCTCTATCGCGGCCTGA
- a CDS encoding DUF302 domain-containing protein, producing the protein MTTYLKTLITGAAMLMAVVLPAAASDGVVTVKSDYSVAETVARIKKDVLKKGLMFFGVIDQAKLGNKAGNDVKPSRLVMFGNPALGTTFITSNPEAGLDWPVRVLVYQTGDGAVYAAYSDFDWIAKRHGITDRSAQFKMATEVIQSVTSSIRKN; encoded by the coding sequence ATGACTACCTACCTGAAAACCCTGATCACCGGTGCCGCCATGCTGATGGCGGTCGTCCTCCCGGCGGCCGCCTCGGACGGCGTCGTCACGGTGAAGAGCGACTATTCCGTCGCCGAGACCGTCGCCCGCATCAAGAAGGACGTCCTCAAGAAGGGCCTCATGTTCTTCGGCGTGATCGACCAGGCAAAGCTCGGCAACAAAGCCGGCAACGACGTCAAGCCGTCACGGCTCGTGATGTTCGGCAATCCGGCGCTCGGCACGACTTTCATCACCTCGAATCCCGAGGCCGGCCTGGACTGGCCGGTGCGCGTGCTGGTCTACCAGACCGGAGACGGCGCGGTTTACGCCGCCTACAGCGATTTCGATTGGATTGCCAAACGGCACGGCATCACCGACCGCAGTGCGCAGTTCAAAATGGCGACCGAGGTCATTCAGTCCGTGACCTCGTCGATCAGGAAAAACTGA
- a CDS encoding LysR family transcriptional regulator yields the protein MADRLQELEVFVRVAERGNLSQVAREIGLSQPSVSRILNDLEARIGARLLIRTSRKVGLTEAGQVYLDQIRPLLADLGAAADTAAGNEELRGVLRVELSVTFAVRALIPRLPSLLAEHPNLSVELMMDDRRRNLAEEGADVAIRLGLLDNSSMLARKVGQTPRLLVAAPDYIARHGEPSSPADLAQHQVIFGPSDSSGATFQELIDPRVSFVLPESPRIRVSSSAGVTACVVAGLGVAFGSGWMFNAELQDGRLCRLLPDFALPIIPIHALFPAGRQPSKRARGFADWLSKSLAS from the coding sequence ATGGCCGACAGGCTTCAGGAACTTGAGGTTTTCGTGCGGGTGGCCGAGCGGGGAAACCTTTCGCAGGTCGCTCGCGAGATCGGTCTTTCGCAGCCGTCCGTGTCGCGGATATTGAACGACCTGGAGGCGCGCATCGGCGCCCGTCTTCTCATCCGCACCAGTCGCAAGGTCGGGCTGACTGAGGCGGGGCAAGTCTATCTCGACCAGATCCGACCGCTGCTGGCAGATCTCGGGGCGGCGGCCGACACCGCCGCAGGCAATGAGGAACTGCGCGGGGTTCTGCGCGTCGAGCTGTCGGTTACATTCGCAGTGCGCGCGCTCATTCCTCGTCTGCCCAGCCTTCTCGCCGAGCATCCCAATCTCTCTGTCGAGTTGATGATGGACGATCGCCGGCGCAACCTTGCCGAAGAGGGCGCCGATGTCGCGATCCGGCTTGGCCTGCTCGACAATTCCAGCATGTTGGCGCGCAAGGTCGGGCAGACGCCACGGCTGCTCGTTGCCGCGCCGGACTACATTGCTCGGCACGGCGAGCCCAGCAGCCCTGCCGATCTGGCGCAGCACCAGGTGATCTTCGGGCCTTCCGACAGTTCCGGTGCGACGTTTCAGGAACTGATCGACCCGCGGGTCAGCTTTGTCCTGCCCGAAAGCCCCCGTATCAGAGTCTCGAGTTCGGCCGGCGTCACGGCATGTGTTGTGGCAGGACTTGGCGTGGCATTCGGTTCGGGATGGATGTTCAACGCAGAACTGCAGGACGGCCGCCTGTGTCGCCTGCTGCCGGATTTTGCACTGCCGATCATACCCATCCACGCCCTTTTCCCAGCCGGGCGCCAGCCGAGCAAGCGGGCCAGGGGATTCGCCGATTGGTTGAGCAAGTCACTCGCTTCCTGA
- a CDS encoding MFS transporter: protein MAVANVTAASAVRRWSMLVVISIGAFLPMTTWFSATAIAPQLTQLWGLSPAGGAWVTGAVQIGFAIGALGSSMIGLSDMVSPRKLIGVSALTAAAANLGLLFAPSVSLLLVARFVTGLALAGVYPPAVKLVSTWFSRGRGTALGVLLAALTLGSAFPHLISAGAAELAWHDVIVATSLAALAGALLILRLGEEGPYPFARSAFDPRHIKTLARNRALMLANLGYLGHMWELYAMWGWILAYIRAGSPDIVAGSSRGASLLAFFVVVSGGIGSILGGIAADRIGRTATAAAMMAVSGLCALTIGLAVDGPSWLFVAVAVLWGVTVVGDSAQFSAMATELSDPRYVGTALSLQLSSGIALTFVSIHLTSFVAETVGWRWSFLILAPGPLLGVVAMLALRRLPAARQIAHGLM, encoded by the coding sequence ATGGCAGTCGCCAACGTCACCGCAGCCAGCGCCGTCCGGCGCTGGTCGATGCTGGTCGTGATCTCGATCGGTGCCTTCCTGCCGATGACCACATGGTTTTCTGCAACGGCGATCGCGCCGCAACTGACGCAACTGTGGGGCCTCTCTCCGGCGGGGGGCGCCTGGGTCACCGGCGCAGTGCAGATCGGCTTTGCCATCGGCGCGTTGGGCTCCAGCATGATTGGCCTTTCGGATATGGTTTCGCCTCGCAAGCTAATCGGCGTCAGTGCTTTGACTGCCGCCGCGGCCAACCTCGGTCTATTGTTCGCACCCTCCGTCAGCTTGCTGCTGGTGGCCCGTTTTGTCACAGGCTTGGCGCTGGCGGGCGTGTATCCACCAGCGGTGAAGCTGGTGTCGACCTGGTTCAGTCGTGGACGGGGAACGGCGCTTGGCGTCCTCCTCGCGGCGCTGACGCTTGGTTCTGCCTTTCCTCATCTAATATCAGCCGGAGCCGCCGAATTGGCTTGGCATGACGTCATCGTGGCGACCTCCCTCGCGGCACTGGCTGGTGCCTTGTTGATCCTCCGGCTCGGCGAGGAAGGGCCTTATCCTTTCGCGAGATCGGCATTCGACCCTCGCCACATCAAAACGCTGGCGCGCAACCGCGCGCTCATGCTCGCCAATCTTGGCTATCTCGGTCACATGTGGGAGCTCTACGCCATGTGGGGCTGGATACTGGCCTACATCAGGGCAGGAAGTCCCGACATCGTAGCCGGCAGTTCTCGAGGTGCCTCCCTGCTCGCCTTCTTCGTGGTCGTGTCGGGCGGTATCGGCTCGATCCTAGGCGGGATAGCCGCGGATCGTATCGGCCGAACCGCGACCGCGGCGGCGATGATGGCGGTTTCCGGTCTCTGCGCGCTGACGATAGGCTTGGCCGTTGACGGTCCGTCTTGGCTGTTCGTCGCTGTCGCCGTTCTCTGGGGAGTAACCGTGGTCGGCGACTCCGCGCAATTTTCGGCGATGGCGACCGAATTGAGCGATCCGCGTTATGTCGGCACCGCGCTCTCCCTGCAGTTGAGCAGCGGCATCGCTCTCACCTTCGTTTCCATCCATCTGACCTCATTCGTGGCGGAGACGGTCGGCTGGCGCTGGAGCTTCCTGATCCTGGCGCCCGGCCCGCTGCTTGGCGTCGTCGCAATGCTGGCGCTGCGGCGCTTGCCCGCGGCACGACAAATAGCGCATGGACTGATGTAG
- a CDS encoding peroxiredoxin-like family protein yields the protein MAAEPMTFEKAVQAAVELDAPLNERLAVIAAAVRRIDANFADAVDRLVERLEKQGAGAAAPKPGDVMPPFLLPDDEGRLVGLADILLQGPAVITFQRGHWCPYCRLNAIGIVEVQQEIVALGGQIVAIMPERGKFARAMKAAVGASFPFLTDMDNGYALSLNLAIWIGTEMERLMGVAYDLPSYQGNPSWFLPIPATFIVGTDGVITDRFVDPDYRRRMDIDDLITALRRAR from the coding sequence ATGGCCGCCGAGCCCATGACATTTGAAAAGGCCGTCCAGGCAGCCGTTGAACTTGATGCGCCTCTCAACGAGCGACTGGCGGTGATTGCCGCGGCGGTCCGACGGATCGACGCGAATTTCGCCGATGCGGTAGACCGCTTGGTGGAACGCCTGGAGAAACAGGGTGCCGGAGCGGCGGCGCCAAAGCCCGGCGATGTCATGCCGCCATTCCTTCTGCCGGACGACGAGGGCAGGCTGGTTGGGCTGGCCGACATCCTGCTCCAGGGGCCCGCTGTGATCACCTTCCAGCGCGGGCATTGGTGCCCTTACTGCCGTTTGAACGCGATCGGTATCGTCGAAGTTCAGCAGGAGATCGTGGCGTTGGGCGGGCAAATCGTGGCGATCATGCCCGAGCGAGGCAAATTCGCCAGGGCGATGAAGGCAGCGGTTGGCGCAAGCTTCCCCTTCCTGACCGATATGGACAATGGCTACGCTCTGTCTCTCAACCTGGCGATTTGGATCGGAACCGAGATGGAGCGGTTGATGGGCGTTGCCTACGACCTCCCAAGCTACCAGGGCAATCCCAGCTGGTTCCTGCCGATCCCTGCGACCTTCATCGTCGGGACGGACGGCGTCATCACGGATCGCTTTGTCGATCCCGATTACCGCCGACGCATGGACATTGACGATCTGATCACGGCGCTCAGGCGGGCTCGCTGA
- a CDS encoding NAD(P)/FAD-dependent oxidoreductase, which produces MEKYDVIILGGGNAGMGVTVATRAAGLSVAMVEARDLGGTCPNRGCTPKKVLVAAAHALDEIDRAGSHAITVDKPRLDWRALIEREKEIIRDIPSRLSGLMAKRGVDVIYGEAAFVGSNAIRVDGREFEARNIVIATGSKPRPLPIPGAEHLTTSDDVLSDPVLPRAVVFIGGGVIAFELGHVYARAGVDVTILEALPQLLGGFDADAVAQLRGESERLGIGIHTKAWVRKVEEAGGRLRVSFAKDGVESVVEADRVVNCAGRVADVEGLDLGAGVVVHREGRIEIDNHLRSRSNPDVYVCGDAVWNSPQLSPIATYEGGIVGRNIVDGPKHRPDYSHIPASLYSIPAVAGVGLTEAKARERGLHVKIHVNDMQGWLSARTYAEAVAWSKIIVEETTDRIVGAHLVGHAGEELIHIFGLAMKYGIPARGLSEMVCAFPTFSADIRNML; this is translated from the coding sequence ATGGAAAAGTATGACGTCATCATCCTGGGCGGTGGCAATGCCGGAATGGGCGTCACGGTCGCGACGCGCGCCGCCGGACTTTCCGTCGCTATGGTCGAGGCGCGCGACCTCGGCGGCACCTGCCCCAATCGCGGCTGCACGCCGAAAAAGGTTCTGGTCGCCGCGGCTCATGCGCTCGACGAGATCGACAGGGCCGGCAGTCATGCAATCACGGTCGATAAGCCGCGGCTCGATTGGCGGGCCTTGATCGAACGGGAAAAGGAGATCATCAGGGATATCCCATCCCGACTGTCCGGATTGATGGCCAAGCGAGGCGTCGATGTCATCTACGGCGAGGCTGCATTCGTCGGCAGCAACGCGATCCGCGTCGATGGCCGTGAGTTCGAGGCCAGGAACATCGTCATCGCCACCGGATCCAAGCCGCGTCCGCTGCCGATCCCGGGCGCCGAGCATCTGACGACTTCCGACGATGTTCTGAGCGATCCTGTGCTGCCGCGTGCGGTGGTGTTCATCGGCGGCGGCGTCATCGCTTTCGAGCTGGGGCATGTCTATGCGCGCGCCGGCGTCGACGTGACGATCCTCGAGGCCCTGCCGCAACTTCTCGGGGGCTTCGACGCGGATGCCGTTGCCCAGCTCCGCGGCGAGAGCGAGCGGCTCGGTATCGGCATCCACACCAAGGCTTGGGTCAGGAAAGTCGAAGAGGCCGGCGGACGGCTGCGGGTAAGCTTTGCGAAGGACGGCGTCGAATCCGTGGTGGAAGCGGATCGGGTCGTCAACTGCGCAGGGCGGGTGGCCGATGTCGAGGGCCTAGATCTTGGCGCCGGTGTCGTCGTGCACAGAGAAGGCCGTATCGAAATCGACAATCACCTGCGCTCGCGCTCCAATCCCGACGTCTACGTCTGCGGCGACGCGGTATGGAACTCCCCCCAGCTTTCGCCGATAGCGACCTATGAAGGCGGGATCGTCGGCCGCAACATCGTCGACGGACCGAAGCATCGACCCGACTACAGCCATATCCCAGCCTCGCTTTACAGCATTCCGGCTGTGGCAGGCGTTGGACTGACCGAGGCCAAGGCGAGGGAACGGGGCCTTCACGTCAAGATCCATGTGAACGACATGCAGGGATGGCTCTCCGCGAGGACCTATGCGGAGGCGGTTGCATGGTCGAAGATCATCGTCGAGGAGACGACAGATCGGATCGTCGGAGCCCACCTGGTAGGCCATGCCGGCGAGGAGCTGATCCACATCTTCGGGCTTGCCATGAAATACGGGATCCCCGCTCGCGGGCTGTCCGAGATGGTCTGCGCGTTCCCGACTTTTTCGGCCGATATCAGGAACATGTTGTAA
- a CDS encoding LysR family transcriptional regulator, translating to MEISQVRYFLAVAKELNFTRAAEQCNVTQPALSRAIKLLEDEFGGALFHRERRFTHLTELGRMVETYLEGVFENSRQAKQIAEQYVNLKRMPLRLGIMSTIAPDEIIELIAAVRGHHPGVELHLCDSDAASLRRRLLEGDLEAAIYALPSDVPDEEVHALPLFREQMVMAVHLAHRLANQRVVRVKDMSNESYIHRNNCEFAGYADAILAQQGVTVSPVYWSDRDDWTLAMIAAGLGFGFMPEHTAKHPGVAALPITEPEFWRDVNLVTVRGRRHSPAVGALVREATQKKWFGERAKALSAAE from the coding sequence GTGGAGATCAGCCAGGTCAGATATTTCTTGGCCGTCGCCAAGGAGCTGAATTTCACCAGGGCGGCCGAGCAGTGCAACGTCACGCAGCCGGCGCTTTCGCGCGCCATCAAGCTGCTGGAGGATGAATTCGGCGGGGCGCTTTTTCACCGCGAGCGCCGCTTCACCCATCTCACCGAGCTCGGCCGCATGGTGGAGACGTATCTCGAGGGCGTGTTCGAGAACTCCCGCCAGGCAAAGCAGATTGCCGAGCAGTATGTGAACCTGAAAAGGATGCCGCTCAGGCTTGGCATCATGAGCACGATCGCTCCGGACGAAATCATCGAACTGATCGCGGCTGTTCGTGGCCATCACCCCGGCGTGGAACTCCACCTTTGCGATTCAGACGCCGCGAGCCTCCGGCGAAGGCTGCTCGAAGGCGATCTCGAGGCCGCCATCTACGCATTGCCTTCGGACGTTCCCGACGAGGAAGTGCACGCGCTGCCGCTGTTTCGCGAGCAGATGGTGATGGCGGTCCATCTGGCTCATCGTCTGGCCAATCAGCGGGTCGTGCGGGTGAAGGACATGAGCAATGAAAGCTACATTCACCGCAACAACTGCGAATTTGCCGGCTACGCTGATGCCATCCTTGCCCAGCAGGGCGTCACGGTCAGCCCCGTCTATTGGAGCGACCGCGACGACTGGACACTCGCCATGATCGCGGCCGGACTCGGTTTCGGGTTCATGCCCGAGCACACCGCCAAGCACCCGGGCGTAGCGGCATTGCCGATCACCGAGCCGGAATTCTGGCGCGACGTAAATCTCGTCACGGTGCGCGGCCGCAGGCATTCGCCGGCGGTCGGCGCGCTGGTCCGCGAAGCCACCCAGAAGAAATGGTTCGGCGAGCGGGCAAAGGCATTGTCCGCCGCCGAGTGA
- a CDS encoding NAD(P)/FAD-dependent oxidoreductase has product MQIITPGMRLIPEAVLANDAALFRTIPETPSHRDRSLHRVVIVGGGAGGLELATRLGRKFGRGRLSVTLVDRSRTHIWKPLLHEVASGALSTSHDAVEYIAHASRNHYRYRIGEVVGVDRAKRQIFVAPSFDDDGRQVIPPRVLGYDTLVMAVGSVSNDFGTPGAARHAVSLDTAEQAARFNRRMIDACLRANAQYEQLSPGQLHCVIVGAGATGVELAAELHRSMREIASHNLDNIDFERLIRITLVEAGPRILPALPEHMAHASARLLIKLGVQIRCGIKVTEVTEDGIRLGEKLFLPAELVVWAAGIKAPDFLKGLDGLETDRINRLIVDETLRAVGDEDVFAIGDCANCVLPGEDSALPPRAQTAHQQAEHMAKVVAARLAGQAAPAYRYRDYGSLVSLADYGAFGSLIGGLKIEGLVARLAYRSLHKMHLKTVHGLAKTTLASIGEMIVRRARPRIKLH; this is encoded by the coding sequence ATGCAGATCATAACTCCGGGCATGCGGCTCATTCCGGAAGCGGTGCTTGCCAATGACGCAGCGCTTTTCCGCACGATCCCTGAGACACCCTCGCATCGGGACAGATCGCTGCATCGCGTGGTCATCGTCGGCGGCGGCGCCGGAGGGCTGGAACTGGCGACCCGCCTTGGTCGCAAGTTCGGTCGAGGGCGGCTTTCGGTCACGCTGGTCGACCGCAGCCGCACCCATATCTGGAAGCCGCTCCTGCATGAGGTGGCATCGGGTGCCTTGAGCACGTCGCATGACGCCGTCGAATACATCGCTCACGCCAGTCGCAACCACTATCGATACCGTATCGGCGAGGTCGTCGGCGTCGACCGTGCAAAGCGCCAGATCTTCGTCGCGCCCAGCTTCGACGATGACGGCAGGCAGGTCATCCCGCCGCGCGTTCTTGGCTACGACACGTTGGTCATGGCCGTCGGCAGCGTCAGCAACGATTTCGGCACGCCAGGTGCGGCTCGTCACGCCGTCTCGCTCGACACGGCGGAGCAGGCCGCTCGTTTCAACAGGCGCATGATAGACGCGTGCCTGCGCGCCAACGCGCAATATGAGCAGCTGTCGCCTGGCCAGCTCCATTGCGTCATCGTCGGCGCGGGAGCCACCGGTGTCGAGCTGGCCGCGGAATTGCATAGATCGATGCGCGAAATTGCCTCGCACAATCTCGACAACATCGATTTCGAGAGGCTGATCCGCATCACCCTCGTCGAGGCCGGACCGCGCATTCTGCCCGCCCTTCCGGAGCACATGGCCCACGCTTCGGCGCGCCTGCTCATCAAGCTGGGTGTGCAGATCCGGTGCGGCATCAAGGTCACCGAAGTCACGGAAGACGGCATCCGGCTTGGCGAAAAGCTGTTCCTGCCGGCCGAACTCGTGGTCTGGGCCGCCGGGATCAAGGCGCCGGATTTCCTCAAAGGTCTCGATGGCCTCGAGACAGATCGCATCAACCGCCTGATCGTGGACGAAACCTTGCGCGCCGTCGGAGACGAGGATGTGTTCGCGATTGGCGACTGCGCGAACTGCGTCCTGCCGGGCGAAGACAGCGCCTTGCCGCCGCGCGCCCAGACAGCCCATCAGCAGGCAGAACACATGGCGAAGGTGGTTGCGGCACGTCTCGCGGGGCAGGCGGCGCCGGCGTATCGCTACCGCGACTATGGTTCCCTCGTATCGCTCGCCGACTACGGTGCGTTCGGCAGCCTGATCGGAGGGCTGAAGATCGAAGGTCTCGTTGCGAGGCTTGCCTATCGCTCGCTGCACAAGATGCATCTCAAGACGGTGCATGGCCTGGCGAAGACAACTCTGGCGTCGATCGGCGAGATGATAGTCAGGCGCGCAAGACCGCGGATCAAGCTTCATTAG
- a CDS encoding patatin-like phospholipase family protein — protein sequence MNKFTRNQPVSEPAVEVTSQGEAKRQTVLVLQGGGALGAYQAGVYQALVEGGIEPDWVIGTSIGAINAALIAGNEPQDRLPRLREFWEGVSRSSPIDEFFRMMVPSNIFANTTTLMRGIPGFFEPNPSALFGINREVGVENASYYSTDPLKRTLGDLVDFDYLNRRHTRLTVGAVNVNTSELRYFDSSQMPLSAAHIMASGALPPAFPAVCIDGEPYWDGGVYSNTPIEVVLDARPRRDALIFAVNMWQPRGSEPKSIWQVMGRQKDLQYASRGRSHVARQEQLHRLRHVVREMGKLVPEERRDDPMFKELASYGCPSVMHLVRLLSPRLDGEDHTKDIDFTRAGIRTRWQAGYEHGQRVLLQKPWECEVDMLQGIVIHESQE from the coding sequence ATGAACAAGTTCACGCGAAACCAGCCCGTTTCCGAGCCGGCAGTCGAGGTCACAAGCCAAGGCGAGGCCAAACGCCAGACCGTCCTTGTCCTTCAAGGCGGCGGTGCGCTTGGTGCCTATCAGGCCGGCGTCTACCAGGCGCTGGTCGAAGGCGGCATCGAACCGGATTGGGTCATCGGCACGTCGATCGGCGCCATCAATGCCGCGCTGATTGCCGGGAACGAACCGCAAGATCGACTCCCCAGGCTGCGGGAATTCTGGGAAGGCGTCAGCCGGAGCAGCCCAATCGACGAGTTCTTTCGGATGATGGTCCCGAGCAACATCTTCGCCAATACGACCACGCTGATGCGAGGGATACCGGGCTTCTTCGAACCCAACCCGAGCGCGCTGTTCGGGATCAACCGGGAAGTGGGCGTTGAGAACGCCTCCTATTACTCCACGGATCCTCTGAAGAGGACACTCGGCGACCTGGTCGACTTCGACTATCTCAACCGGCGCCATACGCGATTGACAGTCGGCGCCGTCAACGTCAACACCAGCGAACTCAGATACTTCGACAGCAGTCAGATGCCGCTGTCGGCGGCCCACATCATGGCATCGGGAGCCCTGCCGCCGGCCTTCCCGGCGGTTTGCATCGACGGCGAGCCCTATTGGGACGGCGGGGTCTACTCCAATACCCCGATAGAGGTCGTGCTCGACGCGCGACCGCGTCGCGACGCGCTGATCTTCGCGGTCAACATGTGGCAGCCGCGGGGCTCCGAGCCAAAATCGATCTGGCAGGTCATGGGGCGGCAGAAAGATCTCCAATACGCCAGCCGTGGCAGAAGCCACGTCGCCCGCCAGGAGCAATTGCATCGGCTCAGGCACGTCGTGCGCGAAATGGGAAAACTCGTCCCGGAGGAGCGGCGCGACGATCCGATGTTCAAGGAACTCGCCTCCTATGGTTGCCCGTCGGTCATGCACCTCGTTCGGCTGCTGTCCCCACGCCTCGACGGCGAGGATCACACCAAGGACATCGACTTCACGCGCGCAGGCATCCGCACCCGTTGGCAGGCGGGATACGAGCATGGGCAGCGCGTCCTCTTGCAGAAGCCGTGGGAATGCGAAGTCGACATGCTGCAAGGCATCGTCATCCACGAATCCCAAGAATGA
- a CDS encoding LysR family transcriptional regulator, with protein MEMQQVRYFLALSSTLNFTRAAEECNVTQPALTRAIKTLEEELGGELLRRERQHSHLTELGRRMLPLLQQCYDAATSAKSLAKAVQSSDVAPLNVTISNSINIALLVSPFTELFRAYPGVHLKIHRGSPVAVIEALKGGEVELAVAGPLGQAWDRLDAWPLFQEGIELAVNSDHPLARRNEADVALAQLAAEPVLSRIDWETSEELSRRLSEKGLTPRTAHEVETDQDLLALLEANAGVGFVSLTAPRSPNTRRLKLRDLDVSRTVSVYAVAGRHRSAVATTLLNLLRSADWSPFGVSEPA; from the coding sequence ATGGAGATGCAGCAGGTCCGCTACTTTCTGGCCCTGTCCAGTACGTTGAACTTCACCAGAGCGGCCGAGGAGTGCAACGTCACCCAGCCCGCGCTGACGCGTGCGATCAAGACGCTCGAAGAGGAATTGGGCGGAGAACTGCTTCGGCGCGAGCGCCAACACTCGCACCTGACGGAACTCGGGCGGCGCATGCTGCCCCTTTTGCAGCAATGTTATGATGCGGCGACGTCCGCCAAATCGCTTGCCAAGGCAGTGCAAAGCAGCGATGTCGCGCCGCTCAACGTGACGATTTCCAACAGCATCAATATCGCCCTGCTGGTCTCGCCCTTCACCGAACTTTTCCGGGCTTATCCCGGCGTGCATCTCAAGATCCACCGCGGCTCGCCAGTTGCCGTCATAGAGGCGCTCAAGGGCGGCGAAGTGGAACTCGCCGTTGCCGGCCCCCTGGGTCAGGCTTGGGATCGCCTCGACGCATGGCCACTTTTCCAGGAAGGAATCGAACTCGCCGTGAATTCCGACCATCCGCTGGCCCGCCGCAACGAGGCCGACGTCGCGTTGGCTCAGCTTGCTGCGGAACCCGTGCTCAGCCGGATCGATTGGGAGACAAGCGAGGAATTGTCGCGCCGTCTCTCCGAGAAAGGCCTCACCCCTCGAACCGCGCACGAAGTCGAGACCGACCAGGACCTTCTCGCGCTGCTCGAGGCCAACGCCGGGGTTGGATTCGTCTCCCTGACCGCCCCTCGCTCGCCGAACACGCGCCGGCTAAAACTTCGCGATCTCGATGTTTCGCGGACCGTCTCCGTTTACGCGGTTGCCGGCAGGCATAGATCTGCGGTCGCTACGACCTTGCTCAACCTGCTGAGGTCGGCGGACTGGTCGCCCTTCGGCGTCAGCGAGCCCGCCTGA
- a CDS encoding 3-hydroxybutyrate dehydrogenase, giving the protein MLTAKTALITGSTSGIGQGIAEAFAAKGCNVVLNGFGDAAEIELLRSRLAADHGVIVRYDNADMSKGAAITAMMDKAIAEFGAVDILVNNAGIQHVAPIDDFPIEKWEAVVAIDLISSFYTIRRALQAMKARKWGRIINVASAHALVASPYKSAYVAAKHGMAGLTKTVALEVAEQGITVNAVCPGYVLTPLVEKQIPDTARARGISEEQVIKDVLLAAQPTKQFVTVEQVAALCLFLASDDAASITGAIMPIEGGWTAH; this is encoded by the coding sequence ATGCTCACAGCAAAGACGGCTCTCATCACAGGTTCGACCAGCGGCATCGGGCAAGGCATCGCGGAGGCCTTCGCGGCCAAGGGCTGCAACGTCGTTCTGAACGGTTTCGGCGATGCCGCCGAGATCGAGCTGCTTCGGTCAAGGCTCGCCGCCGACCACGGGGTGATCGTGCGCTACGACAATGCCGACATGAGCAAAGGCGCGGCGATTACCGCGATGATGGACAAGGCTATCGCCGAATTCGGCGCGGTCGACATCCTGGTCAACAACGCCGGCATTCAGCACGTGGCGCCGATCGACGATTTCCCGATCGAAAAGTGGGAAGCGGTCGTGGCGATCGACCTCATTTCGTCCTTCTACACGATCCGCCGTGCTCTGCAGGCGATGAAGGCGCGCAAATGGGGCCGCATCATCAATGTCGCGTCCGCCCACGCCCTCGTCGCCTCGCCATACAAATCCGCCTATGTCGCCGCCAAGCACGGCATGGCCGGCCTGACCAAGACGGTCGCGCTCGAGGTCGCCGAACAGGGCATAACGGTCAATGCCGTCTGTCCCGGCTACGTGCTCACGCCGCTCGTCGAAAAGCAGATTCCGGATACGGCCAGGGCCCGCGGGATCAGCGAAGAGCAGGTGATCAAGGATGTTCTGTTGGCTGCGCAGCCGACCAAGCAGTTCGTGACGGTGGAGCAGGTCGCAGCGCTCTGCCTTTTCCTGGCGTCGGACGACGCGGCCTCGATCACCGGCGCCATCATGCCGATCGAAGGCGGCTGGACCGCCCACTAG